From Deltaproteobacteria bacterium:
ACAACGTCGTCCATGTTGCGTCCAAGAGGCTCATCATTGACAACCTGATGGCGTACGACGCCTTTCTGGTCGATAACGAATGTTGCACGCATAGAAACACCAGCTGGATAGTATGAGTCTTCAGAATCGTCGAGAATTCCGTAGTCTTCAGAAATCTTTCTGGTCATATCCGCTGCCAGTGGAAAAGGAACTTTGCCAATTCCGCCTTTGTTTACTTCAGTGTTGCGCCACGCGTTGTGCGTCCAATGTGAATCTACGCTGACGCCAACGACTTCGCAGCCGAGAGCTTTCAACTTCTCAGTTCGGTTTGCAATCGAGATGATCTCGGATGGGCAAACAAACGTGAAGTCCATTGGGTAGAAAAACAAAACAGCATATTTACCGTCGATGGTTTTTGAGAAATCAAAATCGCCTACAATCTCGCCATTAGCCAATACAGCCTGAGTTGTGAAGACGGGGGCTTTTTTGCCAACTAGTACACTCATAAAATCTCCGAAATAATGTTGGATTGGGGTCGGCGAGTAACAATGTGAACCCGACTTTCCACTCCCGTTACAAATGAAGTTGAAAATATTTCTGAAGTTGATTATCATTCTCAACATGGAATTTCAATGGAAGAGGCAGATGTGAAAGCGCTAAAGAACCCTTTTGAGGCAATGCTCAACGATCACGGACCTGCTGAGCCGTGAAAGTTATGAAGCGAAACGAAGCGAGCTGCTCACATGTGGTCGTCATATCAAGGAAAAACTCCGAATTAGCCTCGATGAAAGCTTTTCATTGCTCTTCGAAACCCGAGCCACCGCCTGGCTACAGATTCACGAAGAGCTGCGCTGGATGGTTAAGCCCGATCCTAATCAGGTTGCTGAGATACTGGAGCGCTACAACCCTTTGTTGCCCAATGCTCAAGGCATATCGGCTTGTTTGTTTCTCGACACCCGTGATCCGATAAGGGCCCGGCGTATGATTCAAACAGTCGATATCGATTCGATGGCGCTTCGGATTCAGCTTAACGGAAGTTTGCTGGAAGCTGAGAGTATGGAGCTGAACGGAGAAGCACTTGAGTCCGTCAATTATCTCCGCTTTAGCGAAACGGGTTCATTAAAATCGCTGGAGTCAAATTGTATTCAGTGGTCGGCTCCAACGCCCTCTAAGTTACTGATGCCCGACTATCTCGCTGAAGCCCTCATGGCCGTATTCGCTGAATCTTTGCCCGCAGCTGCAAGAGCCTCGGTAAAGGATGTGGCCTTCGCACCGGTCTTTGTTTGATTGAAAGGCATGTTGAAACAATGGGTCAAGGCGTCTGCTTGAGCTGTATCCTTGCAACCAGTGATGGGCTGGGCGTATAGCTAGAGCATGAGCAAAATTACCCGAGACCTTAACGATTATGGATTCAGTACTGAAATAAGGGTGCGGCTAAGTGAAACCGATGCCGTTGGTATTGTGTTTTTTGGAAGCTTTGCTCTTTATTTTGATGTGGGCCGAATGGATTACCTAGCCCAGCTTGGACTCCATCATTTCGACGGCGCAGTCAAAGACTTGATTCCTGGCGCGGTGGTCCATCAAGAGTCCCATTTCCATTCTCCAGCTCGTTATAACGATATTCTGGTCGTGCATGTTCGGATGGCTCGGATTGGAACGACCAGCTACACTTTTCAATTCTTACTTCAGCAAAAGCGCACTCGCACAGTCGCCTGTACTGGTTCTTTGACCTTGGCTTGGTTGGATGATGACTTTAAGCCCATGACGATACCTGATGCGTTTCGCCAAACCGTGGCGGGATTCGAGGGGGATAGGCTCGAGGATACGAGTGCTGAATGAACTTGTCCATCTAGTGTGTGCCGATAGTCAGTTTTGGGTGTGTTGTTTGGGTTAGAGCGGGGTATATTAAATATATTTACGCAAGGTCGGCCGTGGAGTTTACACGGGGTTGCTTGGTGTTCTTAAGTGCCCGCAACTAAAAGAAATTCTCATCTAGCATTGAATAGGGAACCGATGTGGGTACAATCTAATCGGTTGTTCCATATAGAAAGGTAAACCACATGGCGGTTGGTAGTCAGAAATTCGATGAACGGCAAATCGTAACATTTCTGCAACAGGTCGGCGGGTTTAGTATGGCTGAAGAGTCAAGCTTGGCTGAGGCAGCTAAAAAAGCTGCTGTCACCACTTTCAAAGCAGGAGCTCTGATTATCAAAAAGGGTGCGATGGCCAACGACTTGCACGTCATTGTACTGGGCCGTGTCCAGGTTCCACTGGGTAACCCGGGTACAGAATCTAATGCGACTGCAGACCTTGGACCAGGCAATGTGATTGGAGAAATGGGGTTCCTGACAGATACGCCCCGCACGCGAGACGTCGTGGCTACAACGGAAGTTATAACTCTGTCGTGGACTCGTAAAGAACTCTATTTCTTGCTCTCAAGCCATCCGCCGCTGGCGCAATTCTTATCCGATACTTTGGGGCGCCGACTCGCTGAGAGTGGCCTCGACCGCGTTGGGAAATATCGCATCATGGATAAGCTGGGAGAAGGTTCCACGTCGAAAGTATTTCACGCATACAATCCAGCGCTCAAACGCGCTGTCGCTGTGAAGATGTTAAACCACTCTTTGGTATTCAATAAGCAGTTTCGTGGGCGCTTTATTTTAGAGGCCCGAACAATCGCTAAACTAAGCCACCCAAATATCGTCCAGATTTTCGATATGGAGTCGCATTATGCGACTTACTTCATGATTATGGAGTTTTTAGATGGTCACGACTTGTTGAAGATGCTGGCGGATCAGGGTCCGCTGCCGATTGAAAGCGCATTGTCGGTTCTTTATCAAATGGCCCAAGGATTGTCGTACTCCCATTCTCAAGGGATCGTTCACGGCGACATTAAGCCAGCAAACTGCTTGGTTACTTCATCCGGTACCGTCAAGATTATGGATTTTGGTGTTTGTCGGTGCGTTAAGATGAAAATTGACGAGAGCGAGAAGGGGCTTATTTTTGGAACCCCTCAATACACATCACCAGAGGTGCTCACGGGCGAACCTATTCATATGGGGTCGGATATTTATGCACTGGGGGTGATGGCTTATCAGCTATTAACCGGTGAATGCCCTTTTAAGCGCGATACCATTGAACTCACGGCCAAAGCTCACCTCTACGAAGAGTTGCCGAGAATCGAAACCGTGCGCCCCGATGTGACCCCTGAACTCGCAAAGTTCATTCATGGTGCAATCGAGAAGAAGCCAAACAAGCGGCTTGCTAACTGGGAAGATGTTCTAGCCTTGGTTGAACCACCCGAGCACTTATTAAAGGCGAGAACCTGCAGCCACTTGCTGAATCTAACTTACCCAGAGTCTCAGAAGCCCGCGGTGGAAGCCGCTCTTAATCAACTGGCTCAAAATCTGCGGTCTGTTTCTGAACTGGGCTGGCAGGAAGGCTCGTTCGATTTAAGCAATCGCGCTAGGAATCGGGAACCTAATAGCTCCGAGAGTCCTTTCGGAGCACCGTTGAGTTGGCTTTACGATAAAATCGGCGTGTCTCTTTCTGAGAACACCGGGGGCACCGAGAAGTAGGGGGAGATTGCTGCTGGAGCGGACACAGCTGTTTATATTGCCAGTTAAAGGTTTGCTGAGGTCAGGAAGTCTCTGATGTACGTGTTCACATACTCAGGCGACTCCAGCGTTACTAGATGACCTGCTTGGCTTAGTCTCTTAAACGTTGCGTTCGGCATTGCTGACTTTAAGTTTTCCCCCAATTTTACATGGATGGCTCGGTCCTCATCACCGTGGATGATAAGCGTTGGCACAGATATGGTGTGGAGTTTATCGGTGACATCGTCGCGAGTAAGTAGAGATGTTAGCGAGTTGAGCATCGACGCTGTGTGCACCTTGAGAAATCGGCCACGCCAGGTTCGCACTAAATCTCTTTGCTTGCGGTGGGTCGTCTTACCAAACATCTTACGTAACACTGGAATCACCACCGGTAAGATACCAAAGTTTTTGACGACCTTAGCCAATAGGCGCCTTTCAATTCTTACGAGTAAGCTTTCGGATTTACTGTCCGTGGCAAGGAGGACCAGACCTGAAACCCGTTGAGGGTGGGTGAGCGCGGCACGCATCGAAATCATGCCGCCAATGGAAAGCCCCAGCCAAGTTGCCGTCGGGATATTAAGTGCATCAAGGAGTCCAATGGCATCTTCTGCCAGGTCGTAGATTGAGTGGGGTTGTGAAGGCGATGATTCACCATGGCCACGAATATCCATAATGATAAGCCGATGGTCCTTTGAGAGAGCTTCGATTTGTTTTTCCCACATTTGGGTATTGCACAGAAAGCTGTGGAGAAGCAGGAGTGGAGGGCCGTCACCATGAACTTCGTAATTGATTTGATGCTCGCGGATGGTATGACTCGGCATCGAATGCTCCAATTCG
This genomic window contains:
- a CDS encoding peroxiredoxin, coding for MSVLVGKKAPVFTTQAVLANGEIVGDFDFSKTIDGKYAVLFFYPMDFTFVCPSEIISIANRTEKLKALGCEVVGVSVDSHWTHNAWRNTEVNKGGIGKVPFPLAADMTRKISEDYGILDDSEDSYYPAGVSMRATFVIDQKGVVRHQVVNDEPLGRNMDDVVRVVEALQFFEENGQVCPAGWNKGDAGMTNTPEGVASYLAERGDSL
- a CDS encoding DUF3501 family protein, translated to MRQCSTITDLLSRESYEAKRSELLTCGRHIKEKLRISLDESFSLLFETRATAWLQIHEELRWMVKPDPNQVAEILERYNPLLPNAQGISACLFLDTRDPIRARRMIQTVDIDSMALRIQLNGSLLEAESMELNGEALESVNYLRFSETGSLKSLESNCIQWSAPTPSKLLMPDYLAEALMAVFAESLPAAARASVKDVAFAPVFV
- a CDS encoding acyl-CoA thioesterase, with product MSKITRDLNDYGFSTEIRVRLSETDAVGIVFFGSFALYFDVGRMDYLAQLGLHHFDGAVKDLIPGAVVHQESHFHSPARYNDILVVHVRMARIGTTSYTFQFLLQQKRTRTVACTGSLTLAWLDDDFKPMTIPDAFRQTVAGFEGDRLEDTSAE
- a CDS encoding protein kinase, yielding MAVGSQKFDERQIVTFLQQVGGFSMAEESSLAEAAKKAAVTTFKAGALIIKKGAMANDLHVIVLGRVQVPLGNPGTESNATADLGPGNVIGEMGFLTDTPRTRDVVATTEVITLSWTRKELYFLLSSHPPLAQFLSDTLGRRLAESGLDRVGKYRIMDKLGEGSTSKVFHAYNPALKRAVAVKMLNHSLVFNKQFRGRFILEARTIAKLSHPNIVQIFDMESHYATYFMIMEFLDGHDLLKMLADQGPLPIESALSVLYQMAQGLSYSHSQGIVHGDIKPANCLVTSSGTVKIMDFGVCRCVKMKIDESEKGLIFGTPQYTSPEVLTGEPIHMGSDIYALGVMAYQLLTGECPFKRDTIELTAKAHLYEELPRIETVRPDVTPELAKFIHGAIEKKPNKRLANWEDVLALVEPPEHLLKARTCSHLLNLTYPESQKPAVEAALNQLAQNLRSVSELGWQEGSFDLSNRARNREPNSSESPFGAPLSWLYDKIGVSLSENTGGTEK
- a CDS encoding alpha/beta fold hydrolase, which translates into the protein MPSHTIREHQINYEVHGDGPPLLLLHSFLCNTQMWEKQIEALSKDHRLIIMDIRGHGESSPSQPHSIYDLAEDAIGLLDALNIPTATWLGLSIGGMISMRAALTHPQRVSGLVLLATDSKSESLLVRIERRLLAKVVKNFGILPVVIPVLRKMFGKTTHRKQRDLVRTWRGRFLKVHTASMLNSLTSLLTRDDVTDKLHTISVPTLIIHGDEDRAIHVKLGENLKSAMPNATFKRLSQAGHLVTLESPEYVNTYIRDFLTSANL